A window of Mustela nigripes isolate SB6536 chromosome 9, MUSNIG.SB6536, whole genome shotgun sequence contains these coding sequences:
- the ENHO gene encoding adropin → MGAAISQGALIAIVCNGLVGFLLLLLWVILCWACHSRSADIDSLSESSPNSSPGPCPEKAPPPQKPSHEGSYLLQP, encoded by the coding sequence ATGGGGGCAGCCATCTCCCAGGGGGCCCTCATTGCCATCGTCTGCAACGGCCTCGTAGGcttcttgctgctgctgctctgggtCATTCTCTGCTGGGCCTGCCATTCCCGCTCTGCGGACATCGACTCTCTCTCCGAATCCAGTCCCAACTCCAGCCCTGGCCCCTGTCCTGAGAAGGCACCCCCGCCCCAGAAGCCCAGCCATGAAGGCAGCTACCTGCTGCAGCCCTGA